In Papaver somniferum cultivar HN1 chromosome 1, ASM357369v1, whole genome shotgun sequence, a genomic segment contains:
- the LOC113280157 gene encoding probable 3-beta-hydroxysteroid-Delta(8),Delta(7)-isomerase, with product MVSHPYVPQDLILEDYVPVSLAQSTIVGVYGIASVLVASFIWLVSGRCAKLSKMERLIMCWWAFTGLTHMVLEGYFVFSPEFYKDKTGNFLAEVWKEYSKGDSRYAGRDAGIVTIEGLTAVIEGPACLLAVYAIAKRKYYSDLLQISISLGQLYGTAAYFVMSILQGDNFAISPFYYYSYYIFANSFWVWIPSLIVIRSWKIISAAVASHQAPAQKKNKTR from the exons ATGGTGAGTCATCCATATGTGCCGCAAGATCTAATCCTTGAAGATTATGTACCAGTTTCTCTAGCCCAGTCTACCATTGTCGGTGTATATGGAATCGCCTCGGTTCTCGTTGCTTCTTTCATCTGGCTCGTTTCTG GTCGGTGCGCCAAATTATCCAAGATGGAGAGATTGATTATGTGTTGGTGGGCGTTCACAGGCCTGACCCACATGGTTCTTGAAGGTTATTTTGTTTTCTCTCCAGAGTTCTACAAGGACAAGACTGGCAATTTCCTTGCCGAAGTTT GGAAAGAATACAGCAAAGGTGACTCGAGATATGCTGGTAGAGATGCAGGAATTGTTACTATTGAAGGCCTCACTGCAGTTATCGAAGGTCCAGCTTGCCTTTTGGCAGT GTACGCTATAGCGAAAAGAAAATATTACAGCGATTTACTTCAGATCTCTATCTCTTTGGGGCAGCTATATGGGACGGCAGCATATTTCGTTATGTCCATCTTGCAAGGAGATAACTTCGCCATCAGCCCATTCTATTATTATTCGTATTACATATTCGCAAATTCATTTTGGGTCTGGATACCATCACTCATTGTTATCAGGTCCTGGAAGATAATATCTGCAGCAGTAGCATCTCATCAAGCCCCAGCCCAGAAAAAGAACAAAACGAGGTGA